From a region of the Prosthecobacter debontii genome:
- a CDS encoding barstar family protein has protein sequence MTTTHVMQNGAAITRAYHDEDDHGWQFCSEHITHPKDAMLVSLQEIVNIDQSVTEIADLPPGWMAQRERIGSAWHRILQYADATQVIIDWSLITSEEAFYDSVLSQCGSPTWHGRNLDALADSWITGGIDSGGPQYAFGFFASESTLPDLIAFRDSVLKIAEESIDENGGRYIQQSEQSGGGNGLKPVPHL, from the coding sequence ATGACGACTACACATGTTATGCAGAATGGTGCCGCTATTACCCGCGCCTACCATGATGAGGATGATCACGGATGGCAGTTTTGCTCAGAGCATATCACGCACCCCAAGGATGCTATGTTAGTTTCGCTTCAGGAGATCGTGAATATAGATCAGAGCGTTACTGAGATTGCCGACTTGCCTCCGGGCTGGATGGCGCAGCGCGAGCGTATCGGCTCCGCATGGCACCGTATCTTGCAGTATGCCGATGCTACTCAAGTGATCATTGATTGGTCACTCATTACGAGCGAAGAAGCTTTTTATGATTCGGTCTTGTCTCAGTGCGGATCTCCTACATGGCATGGCCGCAACCTAGATGCACTTGCCGACTCATGGATCACAGGCGGCATAGATTCTGGAGGACCGCAATATGCCTTCGGTTTCTTTGCTTCTGAATCCACCTTGCCTGATTTAATTGCATTCCGCGACTCCGTTCTCAAGATCGCAGAAGAATCAATCGACGAGAACGGCGGTCGATACATCCAACAATCCGAACAAAGCGGTGGAGGCAACGGGCTAAAGCCCGTGCCTCACCTTTAA
- a CDS encoding GNAT family N-acetyltransferase, whose translation MNIKIDDLSDPEIAAFLEEHIQDMRSVSPPESKHALDLNGLWKPEIAFWTAWNDVGLVGCCALKTISKHEGEVKSMRVSKLYRGRGLGQTLCRHLISEAQKRGLDTLFLETGSMDFFIPARKLYERIGFVYCGPFSGYRLDPNSVFMTRKI comes from the coding sequence ATGAACATCAAAATCGACGATCTGTCCGACCCCGAAATAGCTGCATTCCTCGAAGAGCACATTCAAGATATGCGCTCTGTCTCCCCGCCGGAGAGCAAGCACGCGCTGGACCTAAACGGACTATGGAAGCCGGAGATCGCGTTTTGGACCGCGTGGAATGATGTCGGCTTAGTCGGATGCTGCGCACTAAAGACCATTTCCAAGCATGAGGGAGAAGTGAAGTCGATGCGCGTATCAAAGCTATATCGAGGTCGAGGTTTGGGGCAGACGCTTTGTAGGCACTTGATTTCGGAGGCACAGAAGCGTGGCCTAGATACCTTATTTCTCGAAACAGGATCGATGGATTTCTTTATCCCTGCGCGAAAGCTATATGAAAGAATAGGATTTGTTTATTGTGGGCCATTCAGCGGATACAGGCTTGATCCTAATAGCGTGTTCATGACGCGAAAGATATAA